One window of Pelmatolapia mariae isolate MD_Pm_ZW linkage group LG18, Pm_UMD_F_2, whole genome shotgun sequence genomic DNA carries:
- the mfsd8l2 gene encoding major facilitator superfamily domain-containing protein 8 has product MDNHQKRNLTFLTIGLIFMLSGVEYAVILPTIWRYLQILEAPPYFLGLGLSAFSLSALVTGPLFGIWSDRSKTTKSIVLFSNVFEIVGNFMYFIGYSKWLLLCSRIVAGVGAGAGSSIFGFLTRSTQPEERAGIFAAIMAGRQAGLLVGPAFNLFLRLCDFKLGPFVVNKYTSPGIFMCLLWVLLQFVVLAMYWDVPPISCEGGATMMEMKQEEVEEEVPLMGSDEEPVHTYRALNSDQLETSTSSDMQPVHRASDPFRNFSASREFLREEVVVVLTAQFITLFNQTALETMVTPLTQRYFNFGELGNSLMYSLCGVEVILGFFFVRWLSRKVADRAVLAAGLVICCTACIWCLIFLCNPRGGYGWELSAFIIGVFLQLLGLPFVAVSQVSLFSKVTAEKTQGFSQGVRRSVGGLATILGPLWAGGLTNNLYIMLGMMLALLLMITVMTALSYDRLTEPRAVQSAQSSDSGG; this is encoded by the exons ATGGATAATCACCAAAAGAGGAATCTTACTTTTCTCACCATTGGACTGATATTTATGCTGAGTGGCGTAGAGTACG ctgTCATTCTGCCTACAATATGGAGGTATCTACAGATTTTGGAGGCCCCACCTTACTTCCTGGGTCTCGGTCTGTCTGCCTTCAGTTTGAGTGCGCTGGTCACGGGCCCGCTATTTGGCATCTGGTCAGATCGAAGCAAAACTACAAAGTCCATTGTCCTTTTCTCAAATGTTTTCGAGATTGTTG GTAACTTTATGTATTTCATTGGATACTCAAAGTGGCTTTTGTTATGCAGTCGGATTGTAGCAG GTGTCGGAGCAGGAGCCGGGTCCTCCATCTTTGGCTTTTTGACTCGGAGCACTCAGCCGGAGGAGCGAGCTGGAATATTTGCCGCCATCATGGCCGGTCGACAAGCCGGTCTTCTTGTCG GGCCGGCGTTCAACCTGTTCCTGCGGCTGTGTGATTTCAAACTGGGGCCCTTTGTTGTGAACAAGTATACGTCTCCTGGG ATCTTCATGTGCCTGTTGTGGGTGCTGCTCCAGTTTGTCGTCCTGGCTATGTACTGGGATGTACCACCCATTAGCTGCGAGGGGGGAGCCACGATGATGGAGATGAAACAGGAGGAGGTAGAGGAAGAGGTGCCGCTCATGGGGTCTGACGAGGAGCCGGTGCACACCTACAGAGCCCTCAACTCCGACCAACTGGAGACCTCCACCTCGTCTGACATGCAACCCGTCCACAGAGCTTCGGACCCCTTCCGAAACTTCAGCGCCAGCAGAG AGTTCCTGAGAGAAGAGGTAGTTGTTGTCCTCACGGCTCAGTTCATCACTCTCTTCAATCAGACGGCGCTGGAG ACCATGGTGACCCCTCTTACGCAGCGCTACTTCAACTTTGGCGAGCTGGGCAACAGCCTCATGTACAGCCTGTGCGGGGTGGAGGTCATCCTGGGCTTCTTCTTTGTACGCTGGCTGAGCAGGAAGGTGGCGGACCGCGCCGTGCTGGCAGCGGGCCTGGTCATCTGCTGCACCGCCTGTATCTGGTGCCTCATCTTCCTCTGCAACCCCCGAG GTGGTTATGGATGGGAGCTGTCGGCCTTCATCATCGGAGTGTTTCTGCAGCTGCTGGGGCTTCCCTTTGTGGCCGTGTCTCaggtgtctctcttctccaaaGTCACTGCTGAGAAAACACAAG GATTCAGCCAAGGTGTCAGACGCTCAGTTGGGGGCCTGGCCACAATCTTGGGTCCCTTGTGGGCTGGAGGATTGACTAATAATTTGTACATAATGTTGGGCATGATGCTGGCACTACTCCTTATGATCACA GTTATGACAGCACTGTCCTACGACCGCCTGACTGAGCCGCGAGCGGTGCAGAGTGCACAGAGCTCTGACAGCGGAGGATAG
- the kcnmb3 gene encoding calcium-activated potassium channel subunit beta-3: MWLNTDSPRRSSSIPININLHGARRRQTRPGEFFHTMVAQDRDRSRGADGHGGQGIRTQVPGASVGEDRAILLGCTMMAFSVLMFFVVGITMIKPFVNSGWDDGNASCVLQKSEILEEWVDCRGVSTVPCLKATVTVYFNGSTEEAVLHLNEDSVLLATECFYMPKCQMDRKALQDQVQKVNSSLDSLLGNNTACLTDQTRYPNHAILCRKYTLQMVLFALLWPCILLGGGALLVGLVKLTQCLAHLSTEVISEAAGGRLTSRYTQGKLYRLLHRSSAQSPS, translated from the exons ATGTGGTTGAACACAGATTCTCCCCGGAGGTCATCCAGCATCCCCATTAACATTAACCTGCACGGTGCTCGCAGGCGGCAGACACG acCCGGGGAATTCTTCCACACTATGGTGGCTCAGGACCGCGATCGGAGCCGAGGAGCTGACGGGCACGGAGGGCAGGGGATTCGGACACAGGTGCCAGGTGCAAGCGTCGGGGAGGACCGCGCCATCCTGCTGGGCTGCACCATGATGGCCTTCTCTGTGCTCATGTTCTTTGTAGTCGGCATCACAATGATCAAACCCTTTGTTAACAG TGGCTGGGATGATGGTAATGCCAGCTGTGTGCTGCAGAAGAGTGAGATACTGGAGGAGTGGGTGGACTGCAGAGGTGTGAGCACAGTGCCGTGCCTCAAGGCGACGGTGACGGTTTACTTCAATGGCTCCACCGAGGAGGCCGTGCTCCACTTAAATGAGGATTCTGTTCTCCTCGCGACCGAG tgTTTCTACATGCCCAAATGCCAAATGGACAGAAAAGCACTTCAGGATCAAGTCCAGAAAGTGAACAGCAGCCTGGACAGTCTGCTCGGCAACAACACCGCATGCTTAACTGATCAGACGAGGTACCCCAACCACGCCATCTTATGCAGGAAGTACACTTTGCAGATGGTCCTATTTGCACTGCTGTGGCCCTGTATACTTCTGGGCGGTGGAGCTCTGCTGGTGGGCCTTGTGAAACTGACTCAGTGTCTAGCCCATCTGTCCACAGAGGTGATCAGTGAAGCTGCAGGGGGCCGGCTGACTTCAAGATACACTCAGGGCAAACTGTACAGGCTGCTCCATAGGTCCAGCGCACAGTCTCCCTCATGA
- the LOC134616284 gene encoding phosphatidylinositol 4,5-bisphosphate 3-kinase catalytic subunit alpha isoform, with protein sequence MAPRPSSGELWGMHLMPPSILVDCLLPNGMILTLECLREATLTTVKHELFKEARKYPLYHLLQEESSYIFVSVTQEAEREEFYDETRRLCDLRLFQAFLKVIEPVGNREEKILNREIGFAIGMPICEFDLVKDPEVQDFRRNILNVCKEAVDLRDSNGPHSRALYVYPPNVESSAELPRHIYSKLDKGQIIVVIWVIVSPTNDKQKYTLKINHDYVPEQVIAEAIRKKTRSMLLSQEQLKMCVQEYQGKYILKVCGCDEYLLEKYPLSQYKYVRSCIMLGRMPNLMLMSKDSLYSQLPMDFFTMPSYARRISTATPYMNGETATKNLWTINGTLRIKILCATYVNVNIRDIDKIYVRTGIYHGGEQLCDNVNTLRVPCSNPRWNEWLTYDMYIPEVPRAARLCLSICSVKGRKGAKEEHCPLAWGNINLFDYTHTLVAGKMALNLWPVPHGLEDLLNPIGVTGSNPNKETPCLELEFDHYSSPVKFPDMSTIEDHANWNISRELGFNYCHTGLSNRLARDNPLTDSDNEQLRQVCNRDPLSEITEQEKDFLWRHRHDCINMPEILPKILLAVKWNSRDEVAQMYCLLKDWPAIKPEQAMELLDCNFPDPMVREFAVKCLEKYLTDDKLSQYLIQLVQVLKYEQYLDNPLARFLLKKALTNQRIGHFFFWHLKSEMHNKTVSQRFGLLLESYCRACGMYLKHLSRQVEAMEKLINLTDLLKQEKKDEAQKVQMKFLVEQMKRPDYMDALQSFTSPLNPAHQLGNLRLEECRMMSSAKRPLWLNWENPDMMSELLFQNNEIIFKNGDDLRQDMLTLQIIRIMENIWQNQGLDLRMLPYGCLSIGDCVGLIEVVRNSHTIMQIQCKGGLKGALQFNSHTLHQWLKDKNKGEMYDQAIDLFTRSCAGYCVATFILGIGDRHNSNIMVKDDGQLFHIDFGHFLDHKKKKFGYKRERVPFVLTQDFLIVISKGTQECTKTREFERFQEMCYKAYLAIRQHANLFINLFSMMLGSGMPELQSFDDIAYIRKTLALDKSEQEALDYFMKQMNDAHHGGWTTKMDWIFHTIRQHAMN encoded by the exons ATGGCTCCCAGACCATCATCGGGAGAACTATGGGGGATGCACTTGATGCCCCCCAGCATCCTAGTGGACTGCCTTCTGCCAAATGGCATGATTCTCACGTTGGAGTGCCTCCGGGAGGCCACACTTACTACAGTCAAGCATGAGCTTTTCAAAGAGGCCAGGAAGTACCCTCTCTACCATCTGCTGCAGGAGGAGAGCTCCTACATCTTTGTCAGTGTCACCCAGGAAGCAGAGCGGGAGGAGTTTTATGATGAGACCAGGAGGTTGTGTGATCTTAGGCTTTTCCAGGCCTTCCTCAAGGTTATTGAGCCAGTAGGCAACAGAGAAGAGAAGATTCTCAACAGAGAGATAG gtttTGCTATTGGTATGCCTATATGTGAGTTTGATTTGGTGAAAGACCCTGAGGTGCAGGACTTCAGaaggaacattttaaatgtttgcaaAGAAGCCGTGGACCTCAGAGACAGCAACGGACCCCACAGCAGAGCATTGTACGTCTACCCTCCCAATGTTGAATCCTCAGCAGAACTTCCCAGGCACATCTATAGCAAGCTAGACAAAG GTCAGATCATTGTGGTCATTTGGGTCATTGTTTCGCCCACCAATGACAAACAGAAGTACACCCTGAAGATCAATCATGATTATGTACCAGAGCAAGTGATTGCAGAAGCCATTCGGAAGAAGACGCGCAGCATGCTGCTCTCCCAGGAGCAGTTAAAGATGTGTGTGCAGGAGTATCAGGGAAAGTACATCCTCAAAGTCTGCGGCTGTGATGAGTACTTACTGGAGAAATACCCTCTGAGTCAGTACAAG TACGTGCGCAGCTGTATCATGCTGGGAAGAATGCCTAACCTGATGCTAATGTCAAAAGACAGCCTGTATTCCCAACTGCCCATGGATTTCTTCACCATGCCGTCATATGCAAGGCGAATATCCACAGCAACACCCTACATGAATGGGGAAACAGCCACCAAGAATCTGTGGACTATCAACGGAACGCTAAGGATTAAGATACTGTGCGCCACTTATGTCAATGTCAACATCAGAGACATTGACAAG ATCTACGTCAGGACTGGGATATACCATGGTGGAGAGCAGCTGTGCGACAATGTGAACACACTACGTGTGCCGTGCTCAAACCCCAG GTGGAACGAGTGGCTGACTTACGACATGTACATTCCAGAAGTCCCCCGAGCTGCCCGACTCTGCCTCTCCATTTGCTCTGTCAAAGGAAGGAAGGGAGCTAAAGAG GAGCACTGTCCCCTCGCCTGGGGCAACATTAACCTGTTTGACTACACCCACACACTAGTAGCAGGGAAGATGGCTCTCAACCTGTGGCCTGTCCCACATGGCCTGGAAGACCTGCTCAACCCTATCGGTGTCACGGGCTCCAACCCTAACAAG GAAACCCCATGTCTGGAGCTGGAGTTTGACCATTACAGCTCCCCTGTCAAGTTTCCTGATATGTCTACCATTGAGGATCATGCAAACTGGAACATATCCAGAGAGCTTGGCTTTAATTACTGCCACACTGGTTTG AGTAACAGACTGGCACGGGACAACCCCCTGACTGACAGCGACAATGAGCAGCTACGGCAAGTGTGTAACAGAGACCCACTTTCTGAAATCACTGAGCAGGAGAAGGACTTCCTGTGGAGACACAG ACATGACTGCATCAATATGCCAGAGATCCTTCCCAAGATCCTCCTGGCTGTGAAGTGGAACTCCAGAGATGAGGTTGCACAG ATGTATTGCCTTCTAAAGGACTGGCCTGCTATCAAACCAGAACAAGCCATGGAGTTGTTGGATTGCAACTTCCCCGATCCTATGGTCAGAGAGTTTGCTGTGAAGTGCCTTGAGAAATACCTAACTGATGACAAACTCTCCCAGTATCTCATTCAGCTGGTTCAG GTTCTGAAGTACGAGCAGTACCTTGATAACCCACTCGCACGGTTCCTGCTGAAAAAGGCGTTAACCAATCAGAGGATAGGACATTTCTTCTTCTGGCATTTAAA GTCAGAGATGCACAACAAGACAGTGAGCCAGCGGTTTGGTCTGCTTCTGGAGTCCTACTGCCGGGCTTGTGGCATGTATCTGAAGCACTTGAGCAGACAGGTGGAGGCCATGGAGAAGCTCATCAATCTCACTGACCTCCtcaaacaggagaaaaaagatGAGGCTCAGAAG GTTCAAATGAAGTTTCTGGTGGAGCAGATGAAAAGACCTGACTACATGGATGCACTGCAAAGCTTCACCTCTCCGCTGAATCCGGCACATCAGCTGGGAAACCTCCG CCTGGAGGAATGCAGGATGATGTCGTCAGCAAAGAGACCTCTGTGGCTTAACTGGGAAAACCCAGATATGATGTCGGAGCTGCTCTTTCAGAACAATGAAATCATCTTCAAAAATGGAGATG ATCTGAGGCAGGACATGCTGACGCTACAGATCATTAGGATAATGGAGAACATCTGGCAGAACCAAGGCCTTGATCTCAG GATGCTGCCCTATGGCTGTTTGTCTATCGGCGACTGCGTGGGTTTGATCGAGGTGGTGAGGAACTCTCACACCATCATGCAGATCCAGTGCAAAGGAGGCCTAAAGGGGGCGCTGCAGTTCAACAGCCACACTCTACATCAGTGGCTCAAGGATAAGAACAAGGGAGAGAT GTACGACCAGGCCATCGATCTGTTCACACGGTCGTGCGCAGGCTACTGTGTAGCTACATTTATCCTGGGCATAGGGGATAGGCACAACAGCAACATCATGGTTAAAGATGATGGGCAG CTGTTCCACATAGACTTTGGTCACTTCCTTGAccacaaaaagaagaagtttgGGTACAAGAGGGAGCGCGTCCCCTTTGTGCTCACGCAGGACTTTTTGATTGTTATTAGCAAAGGAACGCAAGAGTGCACCAAAACGAGGGAGTTTGAAAG ATTCCAGGAGATGTGCTACAAAGCGTACCTGGCAATCCGGCAGCACGCCAACCTCTTCATCAACCTCTTCTCCATGATGCTGGGCTCGGGAATGCCTGAGCTGCAGTCGTTCGACGACATCGCTTACATCAGGAAGACCCTGGCCCTGGACAAGTCGGAGCAGGAGGCCCTCGACTACTTCATGAAGCAGATGAACGACGCTCACCACGGCGGCTGGACTACCAAGATGGACTGGATCTTCCACACGATTCGCCAGCATGCCATGAACTGA
- the kcnmb2a gene encoding calcium-activated potassium channel subunit beta-2: MFFVAGARNTAGSGRGNERRTIYQKFREVDILDKKKTVTALKPGEDRAILLGLGMILSSVMMYFVLGITILRSYADSMWTEEGVCIVLNSTVTADMNCSYSCGSDCWRISRYPCLQVYVSVNNTGRVSRLSHNEETHDASSECFYVPRCQKDSTAMHAMILNISERLKANQQVPCYYDPSEQQEMTLLIRLYDHSAVFHSLLWPSCTLTGGVLIIMMVKLTQYLSRLCEQIGKLKT, translated from the exons ATGTTCTTTGTGGCAGGGGCCAGAAATACAGCAGGATCAGGAAGAGGAAATGAAAGGAG GACAATTTACCAGAAATTTCGAGAGGTAGATATATTGGACAAGAAGAAGACGGTGACCGCTCTGAAGCCCGGAGAAGATCGGGCCATTCTTCTGGGACTTGGGATGATCCTCTCTTCAGTCATGATGTACTTTGTCCTGGGTATCACCATATTGCGGTCCTATGCAGACAG CATGTGGACAGAGGAGGGTGTGTGTATTGTTCTCAACTCCACGGTCACAGCAGACATGAACTGTTCCTACAGCTGTGGGTCAGACTGCTGGAGGATATCCAGATACCCTTGCCTGCAGGTCTATGTGAGCGTCAATAACACAGGCCGTGTCAGCCGTTTATCTCACAATGAAGAGACCCATGATGCCAGCTCTGAA TGTTTCTATGTGCCCAGGTGCCAGAAGGACAGCACAGCCATGCACGCCATGATTTTGAACATTTCCGAGCGACTGAAGGCGAACCAGCAGGTCCCGTGTTACTACGACCCCAGCGAGCAGCAGGAGATGACTCTCTTGATTCGCCTGTACGACCACAGCGCCGTCTTCCACTCGCTGCTCTGGCCGTCTTGCACGCTCACAGGAGGGGTCCTAATCATCATGATGGTGAAGCTAACACAGTACCTCTCCAGACTGTGTGAACAGATAGGGAAGCTCAAGAcgtga